A part of Microaerobacter geothermalis genomic DNA contains:
- a CDS encoding methionine/alanine import family NSS transporter small subunit, whose protein sequence is MSGSAIFMMIVGIVILWGGLAASIYRAVRVSKQNKG, encoded by the coding sequence ATGAGCGGAAGTGCGATCTTTATGATGATTGTTGGTATTGTGATTCTATGGGGAGGCTTGGCGGCCAGCATCTATCGGGCTGTCCGTGTTTCCAAACAAAATAAAGGGTAA
- a CDS encoding TRAP transporter small permease yields the protein MKKTSKVLSGFVNILIAVSLASMSILVFGNVVLRYVFNSGITWSEEMSRFLFVWMVFLGAIAALKENMHLGVDVFVKLLPEKWRKLLFVISNLMVLYVLWLVLDGSWKMTILNMASKAPATGLPLSFVYGIGILMSIAMAMIILKNVYKAFFGEIKGTDLSLSPDISQDIIPAEQEEQKKGGA from the coding sequence GTGAAAAAGACATCAAAAGTTCTTTCTGGTTTCGTTAATATTCTAATTGCCGTCTCCTTGGCGTCCATGTCTATTCTTGTATTTGGGAACGTTGTACTTCGATATGTCTTCAATTCAGGGATTACTTGGTCAGAGGAAATGTCCCGTTTTTTATTTGTATGGATGGTTTTTTTAGGAGCAATTGCAGCGCTAAAAGAAAATATGCACTTAGGGGTTGATGTTTTTGTAAAGCTTCTGCCTGAGAAGTGGAGAAAGCTTTTATTTGTCATTAGTAATTTAATGGTGTTGTATGTTTTATGGCTTGTTCTAGATGGCAGTTGGAAGATGACCATTTTAAATATGGCAAGTAAAGCGCCTGCAACTGGCCTCCCTCTCTCCTTTGTTTATGGGATTGGAATTTTGATGAGTATTGCAATGGCCATGATCATTCTAAAGAATGTGTACAAGGCTTTTTTTGGGGAAATAAAGGGAACAGATCTTTCTTTATCACCGGATATTTCCCAGGACATCATTCCTGCAGAACAAGAAGAACAAAAGAAGGGAGGGGCATAA
- the larB gene encoding nickel pincer cofactor biosynthesis protein LarB, translated as MNIEDLGFAKLDLGRKKRTGFPEVIFGQGKTADQLVKIFHSLKNKESRVLATRITREMADAVKDIHLDVHYHEIANILYWSKEPLPNPHVKGYIAVVCAGTSDLPVAEEAAVTAEVMGCTVQRFYDVGVAGIHRLFTHIDPIREADAIVVVAGMEGALPSVVGGLVDKPIVAVPTSIGYGAHFSGLAPLLTMLNSCAPGIAVVNIDNGYGGGSFAARILHNKYSS; from the coding sequence ATGAACATTGAGGACCTGGGATTTGCTAAATTGGATTTAGGAAGAAAAAAACGGACAGGATTTCCTGAAGTCATTTTCGGACAAGGAAAAACAGCTGATCAACTTGTGAAGATTTTCCATTCATTAAAGAATAAAGAAAGCAGAGTACTGGCTACCCGAATTACCCGGGAAATGGCGGATGCCGTAAAGGATATCCATCTCGATGTCCATTATCATGAAATTGCAAACATTTTATATTGGTCCAAAGAACCGCTACCTAATCCCCACGTTAAGGGATATATCGCCGTTGTCTGTGCCGGTACTTCAGACCTTCCTGTGGCGGAAGAAGCGGCGGTTACCGCAGAGGTAATGGGTTGTACCGTCCAACGTTTCTACGATGTGGGAGTAGCTGGAATTCATCGCCTCTTTACTCATATTGATCCTATTCGTGAAGCAGATGCCATCGTCGTGGTAGCAGGTATGGAAGGAGCCTTGCCAAGTGTGGTTGGTGGATTAGTGGATAAGCCCATCGTTGCTGTACCTACCAGCATTGGATATGGGGCTCATTTTTCCGGACTGGCCCCACTGCTTACTATGCTTAATTCCTGTGCACCTGGTATTGCCGTTGTTAATATTGATAACGGCTACGGAGGAGGAAGCTTTGCTGCGCGGATTCTCCATAACAAGTATTCATCATGA
- a CDS encoding sodium-dependent transporter has translation MNQREQWGTRAGFIFAAIGSAVGLGNIWRFPATAYENGGGAFFIPYLFALLTAGIPLLILEFTMGHKYRGSAPLSFFRLNKNTEWVGWWQVLISFVISTYYAVIIAWAMSYAVFSFNLTWGDDTEGFLFSNYLKLAESPGQVGGLVPGILIPLILVWAITLGVLFKGVKKGIEVANKIFIPALGILFLIIVIRAITLPGAAAGLDAFFKPNWDTIFSGKVWVAAYGQIFFSLSIAFAIMITYSSYLPKRAEITNSAFITGFSNSGFELLAGIGVFSILGFMATAQGVPVSEVVAGGVGLAFVVFPQIINTFPGLNEFFGVLFFGSLIFAGLSSLISIVETYIAATQEKFQISRNKAVTYFGGLSAIISILFATKGGLYFLDVIDYFINNFGIAFAGLIEVIIISWFLRKLGTLKDHANELSDIRLGSWWTISLGVITPAVLGYMMFDNIRTNIAENYSGYSTSFVISYGWVVAIAVIVLGFVLAAKKWPTQIEIHEEVEGK, from the coding sequence ATGAATCAGCGTGAGCAGTGGGGAACTCGGGCGGGTTTTATCTTTGCCGCAATAGGTTCTGCCGTTGGATTGGGGAATATTTGGAGATTTCCAGCCACCGCTTATGAAAATGGCGGAGGGGCATTCTTCATTCCATACCTATTTGCCTTATTAACCGCAGGAATTCCGCTGTTGATTTTGGAATTCACGATGGGGCACAAGTATCGCGGTTCTGCACCTTTGTCCTTTTTCCGACTGAATAAGAATACGGAGTGGGTCGGTTGGTGGCAGGTACTCATTTCTTTCGTCATCTCTACCTACTACGCCGTGATCATTGCCTGGGCAATGTCCTATGCCGTATTTTCCTTTAATCTGACATGGGGCGATGATACTGAAGGATTTCTATTTTCTAATTATTTAAAACTTGCGGAGAGTCCTGGACAAGTGGGAGGTCTCGTTCCTGGTATTTTGATTCCATTGATTCTTGTTTGGGCCATTACCCTTGGCGTATTATTTAAAGGGGTTAAAAAAGGAATTGAAGTGGCCAACAAAATCTTTATTCCTGCATTGGGCATCTTGTTCCTGATCATTGTGATCCGCGCCATTACCCTACCAGGTGCTGCCGCTGGCCTAGATGCATTCTTTAAACCCAACTGGGACACCATTTTCAGCGGTAAAGTATGGGTGGCGGCCTATGGCCAAATTTTCTTCAGCCTATCCATTGCCTTTGCCATCATGATTACCTATTCCAGCTATCTGCCTAAGAGAGCGGAGATTACCAACAGCGCCTTTATCACCGGATTTAGCAACTCCGGTTTCGAGCTGCTGGCTGGTATCGGGGTATTTAGCATTTTAGGATTTATGGCTACCGCCCAGGGAGTTCCTGTTTCTGAAGTGGTTGCAGGGGGTGTTGGGCTCGCCTTTGTGGTATTCCCACAAATCATTAATACTTTCCCGGGATTAAATGAGTTTTTCGGTGTCCTTTTCTTCGGATCATTGATATTCGCAGGACTTTCATCCTTGATTTCCATAGTAGAAACCTATATTGCCGCAACCCAGGAAAAATTTCAAATATCCCGTAATAAAGCCGTTACCTACTTTGGCGGCTTATCAGCGATCATCTCCATTCTGTTTGCAACCAAAGGCGGACTCTACTTCCTGGATGTAATTGATTACTTCATTAACAACTTTGGGATTGCCTTTGCCGGATTAATTGAGGTTATTATTATTTCCTGGTTCTTGCGTAAGCTTGGAACACTGAAGGATCATGCCAATGAACTGTCTGATATTCGCCTGGGTTCTTGGTGGACCATCAGCCTTGGTGTTATCACCCCGGCTGTTTTGGGATACATGATGTTTGACAACATTCGTACCAATATTGCTGAGAACTACAGCGGATACTCGACATCTTTTGTAATCTCATACGGATGGGTGGTTGCCATTGCCGTCATTGTTCTAGGTTTTGTTTTGGCGGCAAAGAAGTGGCCGACTCAAATTGAGATACATGAGGAGGTTGAAGGGAAATGA
- a CDS encoding TRAP transporter substrate-binding protein, producing the protein MKVKKGLWVLSGLVLMSFLFLAGCGSKEAENSTSSENPTEAKTYTIKVANYFATDHPQNIALREKFKPMVEEMSGGTLKVQIYDNSKLGAEKEFYDGVRNGTIEMGIPGMIMQSDIPKLAVGEWPFLFKDYEHVKKVLNGPIGEELTEDLEKVHGVKALAWSANGFRMFSSNRTLASIEDFKGLRLRMPNIPNYIKLGQLLGANVTPLPFSEVFTALEQKVVDGQDNPIATLKASGWYEVQTDVLESRHMFSPNLYIINLNFWNKLTPEQQNVIQEAAKASASYEWELMEKSYEDDKKFLEEKGIKFTPVDDKYRADLEAAVQPLYDEIYQTYPWAKDIVERIKAEAK; encoded by the coding sequence ATGAAAGTGAAAAAAGGGTTATGGGTATTATCAGGTCTTGTATTGATGTCGTTCTTGTTTTTAGCTGGATGTGGAAGCAAAGAAGCAGAAAACAGTACTAGTAGTGAAAATCCTACAGAAGCAAAAACTTATACGATCAAGGTAGCCAATTATTTTGCAACAGATCACCCGCAAAATATTGCACTAAGAGAAAAGTTTAAGCCGATGGTAGAAGAGATGTCTGGCGGTACATTAAAGGTGCAAATTTATGACAATAGCAAATTGGGAGCAGAAAAAGAATTTTATGATGGTGTTCGTAACGGAACCATCGAAATGGGTATTCCGGGGATGATCATGCAGTCGGATATTCCTAAATTGGCGGTTGGTGAATGGCCGTTTCTCTTTAAAGATTACGAACATGTGAAAAAAGTGCTGAATGGGCCAATCGGTGAAGAATTAACGGAAGATTTGGAAAAGGTCCATGGAGTAAAGGCCCTTGCCTGGAGTGCCAATGGGTTTAGAATGTTTTCCAGCAACAGAACACTTGCTAGCATAGAGGATTTTAAGGGGTTACGTTTACGGATGCCCAATATTCCTAACTACATAAAGTTAGGGCAATTACTGGGTGCCAATGTAACTCCACTCCCCTTCTCTGAGGTTTTTACTGCACTAGAACAAAAGGTGGTCGATGGCCAGGATAATCCGATTGCAACCTTAAAGGCTTCGGGATGGTATGAAGTTCAAACCGATGTTCTTGAATCCCGTCATATGTTTAGTCCGAACCTTTATATTATCAATTTAAATTTCTGGAACAAGCTGACACCTGAACAGCAAAATGTGATCCAGGAAGCAGCAAAGGCATCTGCCAGCTATGAATGGGAACTAATGGAAAAAAGTTATGAGGATGATAAAAAATTCTTAGAGGAAAAGGGAATTAAATTCACTCCTGTAGATGATAAATATCGCGCCGATTTAGAGGCGGCAGTTCAACCTCTCTATGATGAAATTTATCAGACATATCCTTGGGCAAAGGATATTGTAGAAAGGATTAAGGCTGAAGCAAAGTAA
- a CDS encoding ABC transporter permease — MLSYTTRRLLMLIPVLLGMSIIVFSIIHAIPGDPARTILGEKATPEALAQLREDLGLNNPWYIQYWSYLSDILQGDIGTSLRTKVPIAQEIWPYLAATFELTFVSMIIAVFFGVNIGIFAAWKQNSWIDYGSMLLALVGVSMPVFWLGLMEQWIFAQKLQWLPSIGRFDAKMGFESITGFYVLDSLIQGDWQRLWDIVKHLILPGIALGTIPMAIIARITRSSMLEVMRSDYIRTARAKGLHDFWVIYKHALKNALIPVLTVIGLQTGLLLGGAVLTETIFGWPGIGQYIYNAISYRDYPVIQSGILVIATLFVFINLIVDLLYAYIDPRIHYK; from the coding sequence ATGCTTTCTTATACGACAAGACGCTTACTCATGCTGATACCTGTTCTTCTGGGCATGTCGATTATTGTATTTTCTATTATCCATGCAATACCTGGAGATCCGGCCCGTACAATACTGGGTGAAAAGGCCACTCCGGAAGCCTTGGCTCAACTTAGGGAGGACCTTGGTTTAAACAACCCGTGGTATATACAATATTGGAGTTATTTGTCCGATATATTACAGGGAGATATAGGGACGTCGCTAAGAACAAAGGTCCCCATTGCCCAGGAAATATGGCCCTATTTAGCAGCTACCTTTGAATTAACCTTCGTCAGCATGATAATTGCCGTATTTTTTGGGGTGAATATCGGAATTTTTGCTGCCTGGAAGCAAAATTCATGGATTGATTACGGAAGTATGCTCCTGGCCCTTGTTGGCGTTTCCATGCCGGTATTTTGGTTAGGTTTGATGGAGCAATGGATATTTGCACAAAAACTTCAATGGCTTCCTTCAATTGGCCGGTTTGATGCAAAAATGGGTTTTGAATCGATTACTGGGTTTTATGTCCTTGACTCCCTGATTCAGGGGGACTGGCAAAGGTTGTGGGATATTGTCAAGCACCTTATCCTCCCTGGAATTGCATTGGGAACCATTCCCATGGCCATCATTGCCCGTATCACCCGTTCCAGCATGCTGGAGGTAATGCGTTCCGATTATATTCGTACTGCAAGGGCGAAGGGGCTCCATGATTTTTGGGTCATTTATAAGCATGCCTTGAAGAATGCTTTGATTCCTGTTCTAACGGTCATTGGATTGCAAACAGGCCTTCTATTGGGTGGAGCTGTATTGACTGAGACGATATTTGGCTGGCCGGGAATTGGCCAATATATATACAATGCCATCAGTTATCGGGACTATCCGGTCATACAATCGGGTATTCTCGTAATTGCTACACTTTTTGTTTTTATCAATTTGATCGTTGATCTTTTATATGCATATATCGATCCCAGAATTCATTATAAATAG
- the larC gene encoding nickel pincer cofactor biosynthesis protein LarC — MSVLYLDCFSGISGNMALAALVDAGADPHQLEKDLKQLPIEPFSLHWERVLKRGVTALHLTVKTDENIPSKSHRHYHQIETMIKEAHYSDQVKEWAISIFRPIAVAEAKIHHTTVEKVHFHEVGAVDSIVDIVGFALALEQLNISEIYSSPIPVGGGFVECAHGTYPVPAPATLEILKGIPLSPSSIQGEMTTPTGAGIIAGLSKSSGPLVPMVVEHIGYGAGTKDFPDQPNVLRAILGFCQS; from the coding sequence ATGTCAGTCTTATATCTTGATTGTTTCTCAGGAATTAGTGGAAACATGGCCCTGGCAGCCCTCGTTGACGCCGGAGCAGATCCCCATCAGTTGGAGAAGGACTTAAAACAATTGCCAATTGAGCCTTTTTCCCTCCATTGGGAACGTGTATTGAAACGGGGCGTAACCGCCCTCCATTTAACCGTTAAAACAGATGAAAACATTCCTTCCAAATCCCATCGTCATTATCATCAAATTGAAACCATGATTAAAGAGGCTCATTACAGCGATCAGGTGAAGGAATGGGCCATTTCTATCTTCCGCCCCATTGCGGTGGCAGAAGCAAAAATCCATCATACAACCGTTGAGAAGGTGCATTTTCATGAAGTGGGGGCTGTTGACTCTATCGTAGATATTGTGGGATTTGCTTTGGCATTGGAGCAATTAAACATCAGCGAAATTTACTCTTCCCCGATTCCCGTCGGAGGAGGGTTCGTTGAATGTGCCCATGGAACATATCCGGTACCGGCCCCGGCGACCCTGGAAATTCTTAAAGGGATACCCCTTTCTCCCTCATCCATCCAGGGGGAGATGACCACACCTACGGGGGCTGGAATCATTGCCGGATTAAGTAAATCATCGGGACCCTTGGTTCCCATGGTTGTTGAACATATCGGATATGGTGCAGGAACAAAAGACTTTCCTGATCAACCCAATGTTTTAAGGGCAATTCTCGGATTCTGCCAATCGTAA
- a CDS encoding ABC transporter substrate-binding protein, protein MKKWTLIGFVLLFAFSIFIVGCGGKETNTSSQPASENQNSGSSGTDSSTNNRSSLPNGGGTLVFGRGGDSVSLDPADVTDGESLVVTKQVFDTLVDYADDSTDVVPALAEEWDSQDGLTWTFKLRQGVKFHDGTDFNADAVVFNFERWMDKENPYHQGDFPYYSYMFGGFKGDEGHIIKEVKSVNPYTVQITLNRPYSPFINTIAMPAFAIASPEAVKKYGDKFGENPVGTGPFIFKEWKRNDSITLEKNPNYWMEGYPKLDKLIYRSIPDNSARFIALQNGEIDLMDGLNPDDVTLAKQDSNLQVFLRPSMNVGYLAFNTEKPPFDNKKVRQALNYAVDKKALIDAFYNGLAEPAKNPMPPSLWGYNDDIQDYEFNLEKAKQLLAEAGYPNGFEVDFWAMPVPRPYIPQGQQIAEAIQAWFSEIGVKTNIVSYEWATYLEKTGKGEHSMALLGWTGDNGDPDNFLYVLLDKDNAKGPDAGNIAFYKNDELHDILIQAQQISDQGERAKLYQRAQEIIKDDAPWIPLVHSTPPLAGKVNIKGFVPHSTGTDKMTKVYFE, encoded by the coding sequence ATGAAGAAATGGACATTGATTGGTTTTGTTCTTCTCTTTGCATTTTCAATTTTTATCGTTGGTTGTGGAGGTAAAGAAACAAATACATCCAGTCAACCTGCATCTGAAAATCAAAATTCAGGAAGTTCTGGTACAGATAGTTCAACCAATAACAGGAGTTCATTACCTAATGGGGGTGGAACCCTTGTATTTGGACGCGGGGGTGACTCTGTTTCTCTTGATCCTGCAGATGTAACCGATGGGGAATCCCTGGTGGTTACCAAGCAGGTTTTTGATACCCTTGTTGATTATGCTGATGACAGTACCGATGTGGTTCCGGCTCTGGCTGAAGAGTGGGATTCTCAAGATGGACTAACATGGACGTTCAAGCTTCGTCAGGGAGTTAAATTCCATGATGGCACTGATTTTAATGCAGACGCCGTGGTATTTAATTTTGAGCGGTGGATGGATAAGGAAAATCCATACCATCAGGGGGACTTTCCTTACTACAGTTATATGTTTGGCGGATTTAAGGGGGATGAAGGGCACATCATTAAAGAAGTAAAATCGGTAAATCCCTATACCGTTCAAATTACATTAAACCGCCCATATTCTCCGTTTATCAATACGATCGCCATGCCTGCCTTCGCGATTGCTTCACCGGAGGCGGTCAAGAAATATGGAGACAAATTTGGTGAAAATCCAGTGGGTACAGGACCTTTTATTTTTAAAGAATGGAAAAGAAATGATAGCATTACTTTAGAGAAAAATCCCAACTATTGGATGGAAGGGTATCCGAAACTGGATAAATTAATTTACCGTTCCATTCCGGACAATTCTGCCAGATTTATCGCTCTTCAAAACGGTGAGATTGACTTGATGGATGGGTTAAATCCGGATGATGTTACCCTTGCAAAGCAAGATTCCAATCTACAGGTATTTTTGCGTCCCAGTATGAATGTGGGATATCTTGCCTTTAACACGGAAAAGCCTCCGTTTGATAACAAAAAGGTGCGTCAGGCATTAAACTACGCCGTAGATAAAAAGGCGTTAATTGATGCATTTTATAATGGTTTGGCTGAACCGGCCAAAAATCCCATGCCACCTTCTTTGTGGGGATATAATGATGACATTCAGGATTATGAATTTAATCTAGAAAAAGCAAAGCAACTGTTGGCTGAGGCCGGTTATCCCAATGGATTTGAGGTGGATTTCTGGGCAATGCCTGTGCCTCGTCCCTATATTCCACAGGGACAGCAAATTGCTGAAGCGATCCAGGCTTGGTTCTCTGAAATTGGTGTAAAAACAAATATCGTCTCCTATGAATGGGCCACCTATTTGGAGAAAACAGGAAAAGGAGAGCATTCCATGGCCCTGTTAGGTTGGACAGGAGATAATGGAGACCCTGATAACTTCTTGTATGTTCTTTTGGACAAAGATAATGCCAAAGGTCCTGATGCTGGGAATATTGCTTTTTACAAGAATGACGAACTTCACGATATTTTGATTCAGGCTCAGCAAATCAGCGATCAGGGAGAAAGGGCAAAGCTCTATCAAAGAGCCCAGGAAATCATCAAGGATGATGCCCCATGGATTCCGTTGGTTCATTCTACTCCTCCATTGGCAGGAAAGGTGAATATCAAGGGCTTTGTACCCCATTCTACCGGAACAGACAAGATGACCAAAGTGTACTTCGAGTAA
- the larE gene encoding ATP-dependent sacrificial sulfur transferase LarE, which translates to MSLVEKNKKLEEIIRDMGKILIAFSGGVDSTFLVAKSKEILGDQVLAVTASSETFPQREFQAAVTLANQLGVSHQSVQIEELTNENFVRNNPDRCFHCKSGLYHTLIDIAKKLGYPYICDGSNMDDMGDYRPGLKATRSLGIRSPLQEANLFKKEIRMLSKEMGLPTWNKPSFACLSSRIPYGTRITQSKINQLDEAENFLLQLGFHQIRVRHHEKIARLEVLPQDMEKVLQYRETIDQNLKKLGFSYVTLDLCGYRAGSMNEVLRGAVKNEH; encoded by the coding sequence ATGTCACTTGTTGAAAAAAATAAAAAATTAGAAGAGATTATACGGGATATGGGCAAGATTTTAATCGCTTTCTCCGGAGGCGTAGATAGCACCTTTCTTGTTGCCAAATCCAAAGAAATCTTGGGCGATCAAGTGTTAGCAGTTACCGCTTCTTCAGAAACATTTCCGCAAAGGGAATTTCAGGCAGCTGTTACCCTCGCGAATCAATTGGGGGTTTCTCATCAATCGGTCCAGATTGAAGAACTTACCAATGAAAATTTCGTAAGAAATAATCCTGACCGATGCTTCCATTGTAAAAGCGGACTGTATCATACACTAATTGATATAGCGAAAAAATTGGGATATCCATACATCTGTGACGGCTCCAACATGGATGATATGGGTGATTACCGTCCCGGACTTAAAGCGACCCGATCATTAGGAATACGAAGTCCCCTTCAAGAAGCCAATTTGTTTAAAAAAGAAATACGCATGCTTTCTAAAGAGATGGGGCTTCCTACCTGGAATAAACCGTCTTTTGCCTGTTTATCTTCACGAATTCCATATGGAACCCGAATCACCCAATCAAAGATCAATCAATTGGATGAAGCCGAAAACTTTCTCCTGCAGCTTGGCTTCCATCAGATCCGAGTAAGACATCATGAAAAGATTGCCCGGCTGGAGGTTCTTCCTCAGGACATGGAAAAAGTATTACAATACCGGGAAACGATTGACCAAAATTTGAAGAAATTGGGGTTCTCCTATGTGACTTTAGATCTTTGCGGTTATCGCGCCGGAAGTATGAATGAAGTGTTGCGAGGAGCCGTTAAAAATGAACATTGA
- the larC2 gene encoding nickel pincer cofactor biosynthesis protein LarC2 codes for MNHYCEHDDHEMMKIEVNLDDMNPEWLGIVMEKLFCAGANDVYYSSIYMKKSRPAVLLHILVHRDKLEKMMEIVFEETTTFGLRYYPVSCYRLGRSWITVDTKWGEPVRIKIGIFREKTVQFSPEYEDCAKIAREKGIPLKEVYREALRLAESENCP; via the coding sequence ATGAATCATTATTGTGAACATGATGATCATGAAATGATGAAAATTGAAGTGAATCTGGATGATATGAATCCCGAATGGCTGGGGATAGTAATGGAGAAATTGTTTTGTGCAGGGGCAAATGATGTTTATTATTCGTCTATCTATATGAAAAAGAGTCGACCTGCTGTTTTGCTTCATATTCTGGTTCATCGGGACAAATTGGAAAAAATGATGGAAATCGTTTTTGAGGAAACCACCACATTCGGATTAAGATATTATCCGGTTTCCTGTTATCGGCTGGGAAGGAGTTGGATAACGGTTGATACAAAATGGGGAGAACCGGTGAGGATAAAGATTGGAATTTTCCGGGAGAAGACCGTACAGTTTTCCCCCGAATATGAGGACTGTGCCAAAATTGCAAGAGAGAAGGGAATTCCCCTGAAAGAAGTGTATCGGGAAGCGTTACGATTGGCAGAATCCGAGAATTGCCCTTAA
- the nikC gene encoding nickel transporter permease — protein MVNQIQLAVKDRIEDQKSLTVSPWYEGFHRLRKQKMALIGGTIIFVFVLVAIFAPLITTQPYDGSNLGNRLKPPSPEHWFGTDNLGRDIFTRVIYGARISLWVGFFSVMGSIIVGSFLGLMAGYYGRWVDMLVSRLFDIMLAFPSILLAIAIVAILGPGLGNALIAIAIVNIPNFGRLVRSKVLSVKEEEYVMAARAIGMKNWRIITHHVLPNSLTPIIVQGTLGIATAIIEAAALGFLGLGAQPPEPEWGKMLSDARQFMRLAPWTVIFPGLAIMLTVLGFNLLGDGLRDALDPKMKQ, from the coding sequence ATGGTGAATCAAATCCAGCTTGCCGTAAAAGATAGAATAGAAGACCAGAAATCTCTCACAGTTTCCCCATGGTATGAAGGATTTCATCGATTGAGAAAGCAAAAAATGGCGTTAATTGGCGGTACCATCATTTTTGTATTTGTGTTAGTCGCCATATTTGCTCCGCTTATTACCACGCAGCCCTATGATGGAAGTAATTTGGGTAATCGTTTAAAACCGCCGTCACCAGAGCATTGGTTTGGAACAGATAATCTGGGAAGAGATATTTTTACCAGGGTGATTTACGGGGCACGTATTTCTTTATGGGTGGGTTTTTTCTCGGTGATGGGTTCCATTATTGTCGGCTCGTTTTTGGGACTGATGGCTGGATATTATGGTCGTTGGGTAGATATGCTGGTTTCCCGCCTATTTGATATTATGCTGGCTTTTCCTAGCATTTTGTTAGCCATTGCCATTGTAGCCATCTTAGGTCCAGGTTTGGGAAATGCTTTAATTGCCATTGCCATTGTAAATATCCCCAATTTCGGGAGGTTGGTTCGTTCGAAAGTGCTAAGTGTAAAAGAAGAGGAGTACGTGATGGCAGCCCGGGCCATAGGGATGAAAAATTGGAGAATTATTACCCATCATGTTCTTCCTAACAGTTTAACTCCAATTATTGTCCAAGGAACACTGGGTATTGCTACGGCCATTATTGAAGCAGCAGCCCTCGGTTTTTTAGGTCTTGGTGCTCAACCGCCTGAACCTGAATGGGGAAAAATGTTATCCGATGCAAGACAGTTTATGAGATTGGCACCATGGACTGTCATATTTCCTGGTTTAGCCATCATGTTAACGGTTCTAGGATTTAATTTATTGGGAGATGGTTTACGAGATGCTCTGGATCCAAAAATGAAACAATAA
- a CDS encoding M23 family metallopeptidase: MKKIRINQNITLILLVFILSFTFTPLHAFGEKIEDPYGERQYLFEKMESLFGIPWYYLAAIDQYERSIAKVRKDIPVKEGLIAIYIPPSKWTGFLNPNPNDVEPKSIQFFNGMGLDGNGDGLADPKNDLDVLFTMTQYLSSYGFKEEDIRIALWEYYKREKTVEQISQFAKIYQKFDTIFLTKQSFPISKGLQYSYRSTWGDARGWGGRRMHEGTDIFASYGTPVKSVCYGYVEVMGWNIYGGWRVGIRGLDNIYYYYAHLAGFEKSMRIGDIVEPGQIIGYVGSSGYGKPGTQGKFPPHLHFGMYIDNGRTEWAFDPYPYLRKWERQRK, translated from the coding sequence ATGAAAAAAATACGCATCAACCAAAATATCACTCTGATTTTGCTTGTCTTCATCCTATCCTTCACTTTCACTCCACTCCATGCCTTTGGGGAAAAAATTGAAGACCCCTATGGAGAACGGCAATACCTTTTTGAAAAAATGGAAAGTCTATTTGGCATTCCTTGGTACTATTTGGCAGCCATTGACCAATATGAAAGAAGTATAGCAAAGGTAAGAAAAGATATCCCAGTTAAAGAAGGACTTATCGCGATCTATATTCCTCCTTCAAAATGGACAGGATTTTTAAATCCAAATCCCAATGATGTGGAACCGAAATCCATCCAATTTTTTAATGGGATGGGCTTAGACGGGAATGGAGATGGATTGGCAGACCCAAAAAATGATCTCGATGTTTTATTTACCATGACTCAATATCTAAGCAGCTACGGGTTTAAAGAAGAGGATATCCGGATCGCTCTTTGGGAATATTATAAAAGAGAAAAAACGGTGGAACAAATTTCACAGTTTGCAAAAATTTATCAAAAATTTGATACTATTTTCTTAACCAAACAATCCTTCCCCATATCCAAGGGACTACAGTACAGCTATCGAAGCACCTGGGGAGATGCCAGGGGTTGGGGAGGACGACGCATGCATGAAGGAACCGATATTTTTGCATCATATGGAACTCCGGTTAAAAGCGTCTGCTACGGATATGTGGAAGTGATGGGATGGAATATCTACGGAGGATGGCGAGTCGGAATTCGCGGATTAGATAATATTTATTATTATTACGCCCACTTGGCAGGCTTTGAGAAAAGCATGCGAATCGGAGATATTGTTGAACCTGGCCAAATTATCGGTTATGTAGGAAGCTCCGGTTACGGAAAACCGGGCACCCAGGGAAAATTCCCTCCCCATCTTCATTTCGGCATGTATATAGACAACGGAAGAACAGAGTGGGCCTTTGATCCCTATCCTTACTTAAGAAAATGGGAGAGACAGCGAAAATAG